In the Paenibacillus sp. FSL R7-0337 genome, TGGAAGTGGTTAAAAGCCGCCGGTCGGTCAAGCTTTATGATTCCTCCGTTACCATCAGCCGGGAGGAAATGTCGCAAATGCTGGAAGAAGCTTCGCTGGCCCCCTCCTCCGTCAACTTGCAGCCTTGGCGTTTTGTCGTGATCGAAAGTCCTGAAGCCAAAGCCAAGCTACTTCCGTTGGCCAGCTCCAACAGCAAACAGGTGGAGACATCTTCCGCGGTAGTGGCTGTATTCGGTGACCTGAATTTCCCCGAATATATGGACGAAATCTTCAGCGACACGGTTGCATCTGGCTACATGCCACAAGAGGTGAAGGAGCAGTTCATGGCTGCCTACTTGCCCCTCCTGCAAAGCTTGTCGTTGGAACAAAAACGCGATACCGTATTAATTGACGCCGGTCTGGTGTCCATGCAGTTCATGCTGGTTGCGCGTGCGCACGGCTACGACACCAATCCCATAGGCGGATACGATAAAAACCAGATTGCCGGTGCCTTCGGACTGGATGCACAGCGTTATGTGCCGGTTATGTTAATCTCCATTGGCAAAGCCGCGGCCGCCGGCCACCCTTCCACCCGC is a window encoding:
- a CDS encoding nitroreductase family protein codes for the protein MPRTSNPSKELSNMSSIQKVQDLMEVVKSRRSVKLYDSSVTISREEMSQMLEEASLAPSSVNLQPWRFVVIESPEAKAKLLPLASSNSKQVETSSAVVAVFGDLNFPEYMDEIFSDTVASGYMPQEVKEQFMAAYLPLLQSLSLEQKRDTVLIDAGLVSMQFMLVARAHGYDTNPIGGYDKNQIAGAFGLDAQRYVPVMLISIGKAAAAGHPSTRLAVDRTTVWH